One Helianthus annuus cultivar XRQ/B chromosome 7, HanXRQr2.0-SUNRISE, whole genome shotgun sequence genomic region harbors:
- the LOC110940099 gene encoding protein AGENET DOMAIN (AGD)-CONTAINING P1, translating to MSDEDLNSIFKPGTEVEISSNEEGFRGAWYTGTVVKSKNRNKLIQVEYKTLMADESGRKPLRETLNVVQLRPLAPREKGELEFKFSDEVDAYYNDGWWEGVITGVLPGNRYDVFFRATREQLEFSASQLRIHREWFYGNWLPPLQQQDQDQAYISTGLNISNNDKFIKGATVEVCSDEEGYYGAWFTATIVEQLSNGNFKIEYKSLRNDDDTALLTEIVDSNHIRPCPPTETIEHFRMFEEVDALCNDGWWVGVVSKVLSRQKYEVFFRGTDEELVVKQSDLRRHLEWINGKWISSSSVCNLIHR from the exons ATGTCGGATGAGGATCTGAACTCCATCTTCAAACCAGGAACAGAGGTTGAAATCAGCAGCAACGAGGAGGGGTTCCGAGGAGCATGGTACACAGGGACAGTAGTGAAATCGAAAAACCGGAACAAACTAATTCAAGTGGAGTACAAGACATTAATGGCGGACGAATCGGGAAGGAAGCCGCTCCGTGAAACCTTAAATGTGGTCCAGTTGAGGCCTCTGGCGCCTCGAGAGAAAGGGGAGCTGGAATTTAAGTTCAGCGACGAGGTAGATGCCTATTATAATGACGGGTGGTGGGAGGGGGTTATTACGGGTGTTTTACCCGGTAACCGCTATGACGTCTTCTTTAGAGCTACTAGAGAACAGCTGGAGTTTAGTGCCTCCCAGCTTAGGATCCATAGAGAGTGGTTTTATGGGAACTGGCTTCCACCGCTTCAACAACAGGATCAGGATCAG GCATATATCTCTACAGGGTTGAACATCTCTAACAACGACAAGTTTATTAAAGGAGCAACTGTAGAAGTATGCAGTGACGAGGAGGGCTACTACGGCGCTTGGTTTACCGCCACAATTGTTGAACAATTAAGCAACGGGAATTTCAAAATCGAATACAAGTCCCTAAGAAACGATGACGATACGGCTCTTCTTACAGAAATCGTTGATTCCAACCACATTCGTCCGTGTCCTCCTACAGAAACCATTGAGCATTTCCGTATGTTTGAAGAAGTGGATGCTTTGTGCAACGACGGGTGGTGGGTGGGTGTGGTTTCTAAGGTTTTAAGCCGACAAAAGTACGAGGTGTTTTTTAGGGGGACGGACGAGGAACTGGTGGTGAAGCAGTCTGATTTAAGGCGGCATCTTGAATGGATCAATGGGAAATGGATATCGTCTTCTTCGGTATGTAACTTGATTCACAGGTAA